The Candidatus Celerinatantimonas neptuna DNA segment CAGAGAGTCTGGGATTACAGGCTTTAAGCCATCGCCGTGGGGTAATCCCATTGGTCACATTGATAAATCGATCAGGCCAGATCTGATAAAAATCAGGGAATAAATCTTTTTTAACCAGATCACTATGCATCTGGGCAACACCATTCGTTTTGCAACAGGTTACAACACAGAGATAGGCCATACGGACCATCTTCGGGTTACCTTCTTCAATAATCGATAGCCGCTGCTTCATTTGATCATCGCCAGGCCATTTTTTGGCCACCACATCTTCGAGGAAGTGGTGGTTGATTTCATAAATAATTTCTAAGTGACGGGGTAAGACGTGCTCGACCAGCCCAACCGGCCATTTTTCCAGAGCTTCAGGTAACAAGGTATGATTAGTATAAGCAAAAACTTTTTGACAAATCGACCAGGCTTTACTCCAGTCCAGTCCGTTTTTATCAACCAATAACCGCATCAATTCGGGGATTGCGATTGCCGGATGGGTATCATTGAGCTGAATTACCATTTGATCGGCAAATTCATCAAAATTATCATGATGACGTTTGTAACGCCGAACCATATCTTTTAAAGAACAGGTACAGAAAAAATACTGCTGGATAAGCCTTAGCTCTTTCCCTGCCTGCGTCTCATCATTAGGATAAAGAACTTTAGAGATGGTCTCAGCCCTTGATTTCTCAGATTGAGCATCAATATAACCGCCCGCATTAAAGACATCCCAATCGAAATAATCGTCAGCCCGACTCTCCCACAGACGCAAAATGTTAACCGTATGCCCACCATATCCGACGACCGGGATATCCCATGGCACGCCCCTGACGACTTCCCCTGGGTGCCAGACTTTTCTCATCTGACCATTATTACAAAACTCAGTTTCTACATAACCGTAAAGCAGTACCTTTTGAATTGATTCAGGACGACAGATTTCCCATGGATTACCAAAATCACGCCAACTATCAGGACGTTCAATTTGGTGTCCGTCTCGAAATTCCTGACGAAATAATCCATTTTCATAATGAATTCCATAACCAATTGCCGGATATCCAAGCGTTGCCAGTGAATCAATAAAGCAAGCAGCCAGTCGGCCAAGACCACCATTGCCAAGCGCCATATCAGGCTCTTGTGCGCACAACTCTTCTATGTCTTGTCCTAACTCAGTTAATGCATCCCGGGCTGTGTTAAAAATACCTAAATTATAAAGATTGTTTCGGGTTAACCGCCCCATCAAGAACTCAAGCGAAAAATAATGTACCGCGCGGGTGTCGATTCCTGCATGTTTTTTCTGCGTTTCGGTCAGCCCTTCAAAAACAAGCTCATTCACCGCAGAACATGTTGCTTTCCACCATGCAGTCTGATTCGCTTTTTGCTCATCTGTACCGTAAGTAGTTCGAAGATGACGCACAATGGAATCTTTAAATTTTTCTTTATCTTGAAAAAACGGAAAGTCTTCGGCAGCAATTGGAACATTAACCATATTGGAATCCTTCTATGCTACAAATGGAGGCGACTTATAGCCAAAATCTATAGGGAGATTAAAAAACTATAAACCAGAGATCTTTGAACACAATGTTATGAGGTATAGACTAAATTACATCAATTGTCATATTCTCATGCAAAGTCGTTACATCACAAAACACCGATCTTCATACCATTTAATCAATCGTTGAAAATGCTCATCAGACAGCATTGATATTGCACTCAAATATTACCTGAGCTGAATAAAATTCACTCGCATAGATTAAATTTTATTCAGCGACGCCTCTATTTAACCAATACATTCACGGTTATCAACCCAATTTCATCACATGGTAAAAACTTTTTTCAATATCAATACATCGCAATTTAGTTGTGACATCGTATTGCAAATCATGCTTAACAAATCCATTGAAAATTTGACCCATGATTCATTATTGACAAATCAATCCAAATTAGTAGTCGCTGACTATAGGTAAAATTAAATATGTATATTATAAATAGGAACGTTGTTTTATTTTGTGACTTAGATAAACGCTTAAACAAAGATAAAGGAATATATGATGAACAAATTAGTGATGCTAACGGGCACCCTACTTGCTATATCGATGACCAGCCCGCAACTTCTAGCCGCTCAGGATCCATTAACTCCGTCATGGGTCAGTGAACTGGTCACCGGATGTTCAGGAACAACAAGTGGGCTCAGCGCCTCTAAAATTTACTATGTTTCATCCAGTGGGACATCATCCGGTAGCGGAAATAGCTTTAGCTCGCCACTAGATTTTACAACTGCATTAAGTAAGGTCAAAGCAGGTCAGATGATCTTACTAAAATCAGGAACTTACACAATCGATTACTCCAAAGGAGAAAAGAACACACTTAAATTCACCAAATCAGGAAAATCAGGCTCCATGATTAAAGTGGTTGCAGCAAACTGCGGCAAAGCCACATTTGATTTTTCCTTTCCTGTCAAAAAATGGGTTCAAAATAGCTTTGGGTTCTACGTCACCGGGAACTATTGGTATTTTAAAGGAATCAATATCACCCGGGCTGGCTATCAGGGCGTTTATGTCACAGGAAAACATAACACCTTTGAAAACTGCGCTTTTTATAAAAACCGTAATACTGGTTTTGAGGTTAATAAGGGAGGCGCTTATACCACTGTCATCAACTGCGACTCGTATCTTAACTATGACCCTAAAAAACTAGGCAGTATGGCTGATGGCTTTGGCCCCAAACAGAAACAAGGTAAAGGTAATGCTTTTTATGGCTGCCGGGCCTGGGGAAACTCAGATGACGGATTCGATGAATACGAGAGTGATGTCGATGTCACCATCAAAGATAGTTGGGCATTCAATAATGGGGTAGATTCTTGGAATTATGGTAACTTCAGCGGCGAAGGAAATGGTTTTAAATTAGGCGGAAACGGTTCATTAGGTAATCCAACCATTATTCGTTCAATTGCATTCGGAAATACAGCAAAAGGATTCGATCAGAATAATAACGCAGGAGGCATTACCGCTTATAACAATGTGGCCTATAAAAATGGAAGCAACTTTGCCTTTGGCAATTCAGTAGAAAGTGGTCAAAAACATGATCTGAGAAATAATATTTCATTAAAAGGATCCGTAACTGTATCGAATGCTAAAAGCAGTCACAACAGCT contains these protein-coding regions:
- the malP_2 gene encoding Maltodextrin phosphorylase; amino-acid sequence: MVNVPIAAEDFPFFQDKEKFKDSIVRHLRTTYGTDEQKANQTAWWKATCSAVNELVFEGLTETQKKHAGIDTRAVHYFSLEFLMGRLTRNNLYNLGIFNTARDALTELGQDIEELCAQEPDMALGNGGLGRLAACFIDSLATLGYPAIGYGIHYENGLFRQEFRDGHQIERPDSWRDFGNPWEICRPESIQKVLLYGYVETEFCNNGQMRKVWHPGEVVRGVPWDIPVVGYGGHTVNILRLWESRADDYFDWDVFNAGGYIDAQSEKSRAETISKVLYPNDETQAGKELRLIQQYFFCTCSLKDMVRRYKRHHDNFDEFADQMVIQLNDTHPAIAIPELMRLLVDKNGLDWSKAWSICQKVFAYTNHTLLPEALEKWPVGLVEHVLPRHLEIIYEINHHFLEDVVAKKWPGDDQMKQRLSIIEEGNPKMVRMAYLCVVTCCKTNGVAQMHSDLVKKDLFPDFYQIWPDRFINVTNGITPRRWLKACNPRLSALFDEVCGAHWPTDLGLLKKALDYADDPQFQSRFMDIKRQNKEDLAHIIMEQMGIEVSPDAIFDIQIKRLHEYKRQHLNMLHILTLYRRLLQEPTLDVQPRVFIFGAKAAPGYKLAKDIIFAINKIADRINADKRIQDKIKVVFLPNYRVTLAEQMIPAGDVSEQISTAGKEASGTGNMKFALNGAVTIGTMDGANVEIREEVGDENIFIFGMTVDQVNAKWHEGYNSRDYYYSNPELKSILDWLDSDYFTPHEPGALSSIKHSLLDGGDPFMCLADYDSYINAQQLVDEAYRDKKRWARMAIINAASVGKFNSDRSIEDYVEKIWKLEPYPALE
- the pelL gene encoding Pectate lyase L encodes the protein MNKLVMLTGTLLAISMTSPQLLAAQDPLTPSWVSELVTGCSGTTSGLSASKIYYVSSSGTSSGSGNSFSSPLDFTTALSKVKAGQMILLKSGTYTIDYSKGEKNTLKFTKSGKSGSMIKVVAANCGKATFDFSFPVKKWVQNSFGFYVTGNYWYFKGINITRAGYQGVYVTGKHNTFENCAFYKNRNTGFEVNKGGAYTTVINCDSYLNYDPKKLGSMADGFGPKQKQGKGNAFYGCRAWGNSDDGFDEYESDVDVTIKDSWAFNNGVDSWNYGNFSGEGNGFKLGGNGSLGNPTIIRSIAFGNTAKGFDQNNNAGGITAYNNVAYKNGSNFAFGNSVESGQKHDLRNNISLKGSVTVSNAKSSHNSWQNIGVSSSDFMSLKLSKAKVSRKKNGMIPYSTLFRLTSSSSLIDAGTTTGEAYLGDAPDLGAFEKK